A genomic window from Dermacentor silvarum isolate Dsil-2018 chromosome 9, BIME_Dsil_1.4, whole genome shotgun sequence includes:
- the LOC125939832 gene encoding uncharacterized protein LOC125939832 yields MTDLPPPEPLQVGDNAAASWQTFKQRIELYLIATEPTKPRSKEQKAAIFLHVAGQEAIDVFNTLNLSPEEANDYDALVKAFENYCLPKRNETYERYVFRSRRQAHGEPFEQFFRDLQLKARTCNFGDLRDSMLRDQIVYGICSTSLREKLLRKKDLTLVTAVECCKAEELAESQNRAWMEENKIEPVSRTQAKRGRQKCRYCNFSHAPRKCPAFGKTCNKCTKPNHFAACCTSKRAAVDDVFEGAESDSDFDVLEISTTESKRGPESRDWIITTNIEGTDVQLKVDTGAQANLLPRSLFKRLGTKQQPYPTRSILRHYGGGEIPHSGKVRLAVQLDKRRVLLEFFIVKKKQAILGLGASEQLGLVNRVNAVDSSEAYGSLKPAFPRLFTGIGRTRCEYKMVLREDAVPVVQPTRRVPFALKKPLKKELDRMNAANIIEKVEEPSDWVSPLVIVRKKNGDLRVCMDL; encoded by the coding sequence atgaccgacctacccccgcctgagccactgcaagtgggcgacaacgcagcggcgtcctggcagacattcaagcaacgcatcgagctgtacctgatagcaacggagcccacgaagccacgcagtaaggagcagaaagctgcaatttttttgcatgttgcgggtcaagaagctattgacgtgtttaataccctgaacctatcaccggaggaagctaatgactacgacgcgttggttaaagcgtttgaaaactactgcttgcctaagcgtaatgagacttacgaacgctatgtgttccgctcgcgtcgtcaggcacacggagagccatttgaacagttctttcgggatctgcaactaaaagcaagaacgtgcaactttggggatttgcgagattccatgctgcgggaccaaatcgtgtatggcatttgcagcacttccctgcgagaaaaacttcttcgaaagaaagacctgacgctggttacagcagtagaatgctgcaaagctgaggaacttgccgaatcgcaaaatagggcgtggatggaggaaaacaagattgaacctgtttcacgaacgcaagcgaaacgcggacgccaaaaatgccggtactgcaacttctcgcacgcgccaaggaagtgtccggcgttcggcaagacatgcaacaagtgcacgaagcctaatcacttcgccgcctgctgtacaagcaagcgagcagccgttgatgacgtgttcgaaggagcggagagtgacagtgacttcgacgttctggagatcagcacgacggaaagtaagcgtggccccgaaagtcgcgactggattataacaacgaacattgaaggaactgatgtgcagctgaaggtcgatacgggagcgcaggctaacttgttgccgcgttcgctgttcaaaaggctcggaactaagcagcagccgtaccccacgaggagcatcctgcgccattatgggggtggcgaaataccacacagtggcaaggttcgcctcgccgtgcagttagacaaacggcgtgtgctacttgagttcttcatagtaaagaagaagcaagccattctgggcctcggggcaagtgagcaacttggtctggtcAACAGAGTGAACGCGGTGGACAGCAGCGAGGCATATGGAAGCCTAAAGCCGGCATTCCCGAGGTTATTCACTGGTATTGGCAGGACGCGGTGCGAGTACAAAATGGTGCTTCGAGAGGACGCTGTCCCTGTGGTACAGCCAACCCGGCGTGTACCTTTCGCCCTCAAGAAGCCACTTAAGAAAGAACTTGACCGGATGAATGCTGCAAACATCATCGAGAAGGTGGAAGAACCATCAGACTGGGTAAGTCCCCTGGTTATCGTGAGGAAGAAAAATGGGGACttaagagtatgcatggacctg